A single region of the Prochlorococcus marinus str. MIT 0917 genome encodes:
- a CDS encoding fatty acid desaturase: MEKSLLTNFDRVNNVNNNRTFLPSGLNGKALNISMDDIPSRKEVREAIPKHCFTRQTKRSLFYLSRTVIIQIFVVLLGLSIPLTKGMIPIWILYALLSGTTSMGLWVLAHECGHGAFSDNRKLETLVGYCLHSFLLVPYFSWQRSHAVHHAFTNHITDGETHVPVVISGDGHSEKKGGEKEMESSIFFGKILYGFNQLFLHLIVGWPAYLLLGKTGGPRYGTSNHFWPAAPFSKKLWPSVWAKKVWISDWGIAFMLFLLTFWSFLFGVNSMISLYLGPLIVVNIWLVIYTWLHHTDTDVPHLGATQFSYMRGAFLSIDRPYGKILDFLHHSIGSTHAIHHIEPTVPHYHARLATRILKNKFPKVYLYNPTPIHKSLWHIATNCVAVKKDYAIDRYVWKQPNHSQ, from the coding sequence TTGGAAAAAAGTCTGCTTACTAATTTCGATAGAGTCAATAACGTAAATAACAATAGGACTTTTCTTCCTTCAGGTTTAAATGGGAAAGCTTTAAACATTTCAATGGATGATATCCCCTCTAGAAAAGAAGTTAGAGAAGCGATCCCTAAGCACTGTTTTACTCGCCAAACGAAAAGATCCCTTTTTTATCTCTCCAGGACAGTAATAATTCAGATTTTTGTTGTTTTGCTAGGTCTCTCTATTCCTCTTACCAAAGGCATGATTCCAATTTGGATTTTATATGCATTACTCTCTGGTACAACTTCTATGGGACTTTGGGTTTTAGCTCATGAATGTGGACATGGAGCATTTTCAGATAATCGTAAATTAGAAACCCTTGTCGGGTATTGTCTTCATTCTTTTTTACTTGTTCCATACTTTTCTTGGCAAAGGTCGCATGCTGTACATCATGCTTTTACCAATCACATTACGGATGGAGAAACCCATGTTCCAGTTGTGATCTCTGGTGATGGTCATTCTGAAAAAAAAGGCGGTGAAAAGGAAATGGAGTCTTCTATATTCTTTGGGAAGATTTTGTATGGCTTTAATCAACTATTCCTTCACTTGATTGTTGGATGGCCTGCTTATTTACTTCTTGGTAAAACAGGTGGACCTCGTTATGGGACCAGTAATCATTTCTGGCCTGCAGCCCCCTTCTCGAAAAAACTATGGCCATCCGTATGGGCAAAAAAGGTATGGATATCAGACTGGGGAATTGCTTTTATGTTGTTTTTATTAACCTTTTGGTCTTTTCTCTTTGGGGTAAATTCTATGATTAGTCTCTATTTAGGTCCTCTAATTGTTGTTAACATTTGGCTAGTTATATATACATGGCTTCATCATACAGATACTGATGTCCCTCATCTTGGTGCTACCCAATTTTCCTATATGAGAGGGGCATTCTTATCTATCGATAGACCTTATGGAAAAATATTAGATTTTCTTCATCACTCAATTGGTTCTACTCACGCTATTCATCATATAGAACCGACAGTACCTCACTATCATGCAAGACTTGCTACGAGAATATTAAAAAATAAATTCCCTAAAGTATATCTATACAATCCCACTCCAATCCACAAGTCTCTATGGCACATAGCTACAAATTGTGTTGCAGTAAAGAAAGATTATGCGATTGATAGATATGTTTGGAAACAACCCAACCACTCACAATAA
- a CDS encoding Nif11-like leader peptide family natural product precursor, with protein sequence MSLDHLRRFLNEMQKDDTLKDEVLSSSTADDVALIALRLGFEFSGDELLRFSGKKVGRVTVQKNDVPGEYN encoded by the coding sequence ATGTCACTAGATCACTTAAGAAGATTTTTAAATGAAATGCAGAAAGATGACACTTTAAAAGATGAAGTTCTTTCTTCCTCAACGGCAGATGACGTTGCCTTGATTGCCTTACGGTTGGGGTTTGAATTCTCAGGCGATGAATTGCTTCGATTTTCAGGTAAAAAAGTTGGAAGAGTTACTGTACAAAAGAATGATGTACCAGGAGAATATAATTAA
- a CDS encoding Nif11 family protein, with amino-acid sequence MSKQDFEKFLFKIDQLNQLVELINNSPEKYKLFINCKSHEDVVQLAKQWGYEIGKRWGES; translated from the coding sequence ATGTCTAAACAAGATTTTGAAAAGTTCCTATTTAAAATTGATCAATTAAATCAATTGGTTGAATTAATTAATAATTCGCCTGAAAAGTATAAATTATTTATTAATTGTAAATCACATGAAGATGTAGTCCAACTTGCAAAGCAATGGGGATATGAAATTGGAAAGAGGTGGGGGGAGTCCTAG
- a CDS encoding translation initiation factor IF-2 N-terminal domain-containing protein, which translates to MTFNVAKLRVKELAEALSVDSPEIIATCTLLKIPASSPLSSLTIDQSKEIIDYIQKTIPKQNINEK; encoded by the coding sequence ATGACTTTTAATGTGGCTAAATTGAGAGTAAAGGAACTTGCTGAAGCCCTAAGCGTTGATTCTCCTGAAATAATTGCAACATGCACGCTCTTAAAAATACCAGCTTCATCTCCTCTATCATCATTAACAATAGATCAGAGCAAAGAAATAATTGACTATATTCAAAAGACAATTCCTAAGCAAAATATTAATGAGAAATAA
- a CDS encoding MBL fold metallo-hydrolase: protein MTIKATYYGANGWLIELDKTRILIDPWLNGDLTFPPGDWLIKGELGKEIEIPRGINFLLLTQGQPDHAHPPTLEKINKSIPVIASQAASNVVGKLGFTKINILKPGETYKKNNINIQASSGASVPNVENGYIIESDIDSIYIEPHGFLDKTIKHRNIDLVITPVIDFSLPLAGKFIKGKTVLPQLIKLFNPTTILASTTGGDITFTGLINNLIKVDGSVEDMSLLKDSSTNFINPEPLKEYKFEKI from the coding sequence ATGACTATAAAAGCAACTTACTACGGAGCAAATGGTTGGCTTATTGAATTGGATAAAACAAGAATTTTGATTGACCCTTGGTTAAATGGCGATTTGACTTTCCCTCCTGGAGATTGGCTAATAAAGGGGGAGTTAGGTAAAGAAATTGAGATCCCCAGAGGGATTAATTTTTTATTACTAACTCAAGGCCAACCTGATCATGCCCATCCTCCAACACTAGAGAAAATAAATAAAAGTATTCCAGTAATAGCTTCACAAGCAGCTAGCAATGTTGTTGGTAAACTTGGTTTTACCAAAATAAACATACTGAAACCTGGTGAAACCTATAAAAAGAACAATATAAATATTCAAGCTTCATCAGGTGCGTCAGTACCAAATGTTGAAAATGGATACATTATTGAATCAGATATAGATTCAATTTATATCGAGCCACATGGTTTTCTTGATAAGACAATTAAACATAGAAATATAGATTTAGTAATAACCCCAGTAATAGATTTTTCATTACCACTCGCAGGAAAATTTATTAAAGGAAAAACTGTACTACCTCAATTAATAAAGCTATTTAATCCAACAACAATTTTAGCAAGTACAACAGGGGGAGATATTACTTTTACAGGATTAATAAATAATTTAATCAAAGTTGATGGTTCAGTTGAAGATATGAGCTTATTGAAAGATAGTAGTACTAATTTTATTAATCCTGAACCATTAAAAGAATATAAATTCGAAAAAATCTAA
- a CDS encoding SDR family NAD(P)-dependent oxidoreductase, translating to MTIRDWDGIALIIGAGDIGKCMSDYLTTVSPKLDVFVCGRNLKSQNAIYLDLENDHSFISFENQISLFKKPLRLVINTSGFLHSSHLKPEKRLSHINRSNIIKNFSINAFAPILIAKSIEKFIRPEVPFSYASLSARVGSIGDNRLGGWYSYRASKAAQNQFLKTLSIEWRRKFPLSIVSILHPGTCDTKLSKPFQSSVPKNKLFTPAESTEYLINIISSQKTSDSGNFLAWDRTVIPW from the coding sequence ATGACAATTCGAGATTGGGATGGAATAGCTCTAATTATTGGTGCTGGTGATATTGGTAAATGTATGTCAGATTATTTGACAACTGTATCACCAAAGTTGGATGTTTTTGTCTGTGGGAGAAATCTAAAAAGTCAAAATGCGATATATTTAGACTTAGAGAATGATCATTCATTTATTTCTTTTGAAAACCAAATTTCACTATTTAAGAAGCCACTTCGTCTAGTCATAAATACAAGTGGTTTTCTTCACTCAAGTCATTTAAAACCTGAAAAGAGACTTTCACATATAAATCGGTCTAATATTATCAAGAATTTTTCTATTAATGCTTTTGCCCCCATTTTGATAGCTAAAAGTATAGAAAAATTTATCAGACCAGAAGTTCCATTCTCCTATGCAAGTTTAAGTGCCAGGGTAGGTAGTATTGGTGATAATAGGCTTGGTGGTTGGTATTCATATAGGGCTTCTAAAGCTGCTCAGAACCAATTTTTAAAAACTCTCAGTATTGAATGGCGTCGAAAATTCCCTTTATCAATTGTATCTATCTTGCATCCAGGGACTTGTGACACGAAATTATCAAAACCTTTTCAATCTAGTGTTCCTAAAAATAAACTCTTTACTCCCGCTGAATCAACAGAATACTTAATTAATATTATCTCTTCACAAAAAACATCTGATTCCGGTAATTTTTTAGCATGGGATCGCACAGTTATTCCATGGTAA
- a CDS encoding peptidase E, with protein sequence MKKHIIAIGGGGFGRKNSSQLIEEYLLNISGKTNPKICFLPTATGDNDSYIVRFYSIFTRLKCIPSHIEFFKRTIDLENHIMEQDIVFVGGGNTKSMLSIWNDWGMSQLLKNAYNKGVIMSGVSAGAICWFTSGITDSWDNELRILPCLNFISGTCCPHYDEEPSRIPYVKKILLEKKVTNCISIEGGSAIHFIDGKPFKNVSFKNNKNTYNVFLDNNGIVEKPFEKIQL encoded by the coding sequence TTGAAAAAACATATTATCGCAATAGGCGGTGGTGGCTTTGGTAGAAAGAATTCATCTCAGTTAATAGAAGAATATTTGCTTAATATTTCAGGTAAGACTAACCCAAAAATTTGCTTCTTACCAACAGCAACTGGCGATAATGATAGCTATATAGTACGTTTTTATTCTATTTTTACTCGCCTGAAGTGCATTCCTAGTCATATTGAATTTTTTAAAAGAACTATCGATTTAGAGAATCATATTATGGAACAAGATATTGTATTTGTTGGTGGTGGAAATACAAAGAGCATGCTTTCGATTTGGAATGATTGGGGGATGAGTCAATTACTTAAAAATGCTTACAATAAAGGTGTAATCATGAGCGGTGTTAGTGCAGGTGCAATTTGTTGGTTTACAAGTGGTATTACTGACTCATGGGATAACGAATTAAGGATATTACCTTGTTTAAATTTTATTAGTGGGACTTGTTGTCCTCATTATGATGAGGAACCTTCACGTATTCCTTACGTAAAAAAAATACTACTTGAAAAAAAAGTAACTAATTGCATTTCTATTGAAGGCGGTTCTGCCATTCACTTTATTGACGGTAAACCATTTAAAAATGTAAGTTTCAAAAACAATAAAAACACTTATAATGTATTTCTGGATAATAATGGTATTGTTGAGAAACCTTTTGAGAAAATTCAATTATAG
- a CDS encoding potassium channel family protein, which yields MNLIKTNKFRGYLKVWAAPISLLIFLFLFGALGYRLTEGWDWGDCLWMVLITITTIGFGEVEVLTSAGRIITFLIIGGGLFVVQLTLQRFIQLSELGYFIKLEELRLRRLIRRMKNHVIICGYGRTGKEIADQLKSEKISTLIIENDSTRKTEAEEKGFNVLLADATMDDTLLLAGVKTCRSLVVTLPNDAANLYVVLSAKALNDTCRLIARAANEEAASKLKLAGADAVVSPYVAAGRTMAASALRPIAVDFIDLLAGSDCEIEEFKLTDNIDKIEIFRSQHETFFDFSKRGEALLLATKVSGQLMGNPKNKVSISPGMILIFLGSQEQLNRIRVRLMEVLVKTT from the coding sequence TTGAATCTGATAAAAACAAATAAATTTAGAGGTTATTTAAAAGTTTGGGCAGCGCCAATATCATTACTCATATTCTTATTTTTATTCGGTGCTTTAGGCTATCGACTTACAGAAGGATGGGATTGGGGAGATTGTTTATGGATGGTACTGATAACAATTACAACAATAGGTTTTGGTGAAGTTGAAGTTTTGACTTCAGCAGGGCGGATCATAACTTTTTTAATCATCGGAGGTGGATTATTTGTAGTTCAATTAACTCTTCAAAGATTTATACAATTGTCTGAACTAGGATATTTCATAAAATTAGAGGAACTCCGATTAAGGAGACTAATTAGAAGAATGAAAAATCATGTTATTATATGTGGGTATGGGCGCACAGGTAAAGAAATTGCTGACCAATTAAAGTCTGAAAAAATATCTACTTTAATAATAGAAAACGACTCTACAAGAAAAACAGAAGCTGAGGAAAAAGGATTCAACGTCCTATTAGCAGATGCAACTATGGACGATACATTATTACTAGCAGGAGTAAAAACATGTCGGAGCTTAGTGGTTACCCTTCCAAATGATGCAGCAAATTTATATGTTGTTCTAAGTGCAAAAGCACTAAATGATACTTGCAGATTGATCGCTAGGGCCGCGAACGAGGAAGCTGCTAGTAAATTAAAACTAGCAGGAGCTGATGCAGTAGTTAGTCCATATGTTGCCGCAGGGAGAACCATGGCTGCCTCTGCCTTAAGACCTATAGCTGTAGACTTTATTGATTTACTTGCAGGTTCAGATTGCGAAATAGAAGAATTCAAGTTAACCGATAATATTGATAAAATTGAGATCTTCAGAAGTCAACATGAAACTTTTTTTGACTTTTCAAAACGAGGTGAAGCATTACTTTTAGCCACTAAAGTCTCAGGTCAATTAATGGGTAATCCTAAAAATAAGGTATCAATCTCTCCAGGTATGATTTTGATATTCCTTGGAAGTCAAGAGCAATTAAACAGGATTAGAGTTCGTCTTATGGAAGTTTTAGTAAAAACAACATAA